From the Nonlabens marinus S1-08 genome, one window contains:
- a CDS encoding glycosyltransferase family 2 protein, translated as MQKYKITAIVPCYNESHNIVEVLKSVNFCDEIILVDSNSTDNTVELATPYFDKLLVRDYEHSASQKNWAIPQAKNEWILLVDADERVTPALKEEIISLFDRIDQQPHVGYWIGRLNFFMGKQVRFSGWRNDKVIRFFKKSKCRYADKQVHSEIVADGSVGYLKNKLTHYKYVGMDAHIKKLQRYASHQAVDYDKRTGRITGFHLIIKPVWSFCKHYFVQLGFLDGFVGLVIAYLRGYMVFMRYVKLWLLRRNID; from the coding sequence ATGCAGAAGTATAAGATTACCGCTATAGTCCCCTGCTATAATGAGTCACACAATATAGTGGAGGTATTGAAATCGGTTAATTTCTGTGATGAAATTATACTTGTTGATAGCAATAGTACGGATAACACGGTAGAACTGGCAACACCATACTTTGACAAACTCTTAGTTCGAGACTATGAGCACAGTGCAAGTCAAAAGAATTGGGCAATACCCCAAGCAAAGAATGAATGGATTTTGCTTGTTGACGCAGATGAGCGCGTTACACCTGCTCTTAAAGAAGAAATCATTAGTCTATTCGATCGCATAGATCAGCAACCTCATGTAGGGTACTGGATCGGACGCTTGAATTTCTTTATGGGAAAACAAGTGCGTTTTAGCGGCTGGAGAAATGACAAGGTGATCCGGTTTTTTAAAAAATCAAAATGTCGCTATGCTGATAAACAGGTACATTCTGAAATAGTCGCAGATGGCAGTGTTGGGTATCTCAAAAATAAACTGACGCATTACAAATATGTAGGCATGGACGCCCATATCAAAAAACTTCAACGGTATGCTTCCCATCAAGCCGTTGATTATGATAAAAGAACTGGAAGGATTACTGGTTTTCACCTCATCATTAAACCTGTATGGTCATTTTGCAAGCATTACTTTGTTCAACTAGGCTTTTTAGATGGGTTTGTGGGCCTTGTCATTGCGTATCTTAGAGGATACATGGTTTTTATGCGCTATGTCAAATTATGGTTGTTACGCAGGAATATTGATTAG
- a CDS encoding glycosyltransferase family 2 protein, with translation MTNAPIISVVISTYNSIEWLQKTLWSYEQQVFRPFEIVIADDGSQQETIDFINNYKSWSDRPIIHVWHEDKGFQKSAILNKALLACTTDYVVMSDGDCLAREDFIQVHYERRRKGCFLSGGYYKLPLELSQKITREDILTQKCFDLAWLKKNGLPESYKTQKLNSGFVKAKIMEKITPTNASWNGHNSSGWKKDLLAVNGFDERMQYGGQDRELGERLFNYGIKSIQIRYSAICLHLDHARGYKNQESIDKNKAIRKKTRTEKLNYTPYGIVK, from the coding sequence ATGACAAACGCTCCCATAATAAGTGTAGTAATTAGTACGTACAATTCAATTGAATGGTTACAAAAGACATTGTGGAGTTATGAGCAGCAAGTTTTTAGACCATTCGAGATCGTTATTGCAGATGACGGTTCACAGCAAGAAACGATTGATTTTATTAATAATTATAAGTCATGGAGCGATCGTCCTATTATTCATGTATGGCATGAGGACAAAGGGTTTCAAAAGAGTGCAATTTTGAATAAAGCATTACTTGCTTGCACAACAGATTATGTAGTAATGAGCGATGGCGACTGCCTCGCACGAGAGGATTTTATCCAGGTACATTATGAGAGACGTAGAAAAGGATGTTTCTTATCTGGTGGATATTATAAATTACCGTTAGAACTTTCTCAAAAGATAACTAGGGAGGACATTCTCACGCAAAAATGTTTTGACTTAGCTTGGCTCAAGAAGAACGGATTGCCAGAAAGCTATAAAACCCAAAAGCTCAATTCAGGTTTTGTAAAGGCAAAGATTATGGAAAAAATAACGCCAACAAATGCCAGCTGGAACGGTCATAATTCAAGTGGTTGGAAAAAGGATCTTCTCGCAGTTAATGGTTTTGATGAACGCATGCAGTATGGTGGTCAAGATCGAGAACTTGGCGAGCGCTTGTTTAACTATGGAATTAAGTCCATTCAAATAAGGTATAGTGCGATATGCCTACATCTTGACCATGCTCGTGGTTATAAGAATCAAGAATCTATTGATAAAAATAAGGCCATCAGAAAAAAGACCAGAACGGAAAAGTTGAATTACACACCGTACGGTATCGTAAAATAG
- a CDS encoding 2,3,4,5-tetrahydropyridine-2,6-dicarboxylate N-succinyltransferase → MEQIKNIIENAWEDRSLLENKVTQDAIRNVIDLLDTGELRVAQPTEDGWQVNEWVKKAVVLYFPIQKMETLECGPLEFHDKIPLKRGYKDRGIRVVPHAVARHGAYISKGVILMPSYVNIGAHIDEGTMVDTWATVGSCAQIGANVHLSGGVGIGGVLEPLQAAPVIIEDNAFIGSRCIVVEGVRVEKEAVLGANVVLTASTKIIDVTGDKPVEMKGVVPARSVVIPGSYAKTFAAGTYNVPCALIIGTRKESTNKKTSLNDALREYDVAV, encoded by the coding sequence TTGGAACAGATTAAGAACATCATAGAAAATGCCTGGGAAGACCGCAGTTTACTTGAAAACAAGGTGACTCAAGATGCCATACGCAACGTTATTGATTTACTAGACACTGGCGAGTTGCGTGTTGCACAACCCACTGAAGATGGCTGGCAGGTGAACGAATGGGTAAAAAAGGCAGTGGTTCTTTATTTCCCAATTCAAAAAATGGAAACCTTAGAATGTGGGCCTTTAGAATTTCATGATAAGATTCCATTGAAACGTGGTTATAAAGATCGCGGCATACGTGTGGTTCCTCATGCGGTTGCAAGACATGGAGCTTATATATCTAAGGGGGTGATTTTGATGCCAAGTTATGTCAACATAGGAGCTCATATAGATGAAGGTACCATGGTGGACACCTGGGCTACAGTAGGTAGTTGTGCGCAAATAGGCGCTAACGTTCACTTATCAGGTGGTGTGGGAATAGGTGGTGTATTAGAGCCTTTACAAGCGGCACCTGTGATCATTGAAGATAATGCCTTTATAGGATCACGTTGTATTGTTGTGGAAGGTGTTCGTGTTGAAAAAGAAGCGGTATTAGGTGCAAATGTTGTCCTTACCGCAAGTACTAAAATTATTGATGTCACTGGAGACAAACCTGTTGAAATGAAAGGAGTTGTACCGGCGAGATCTGTGGTGATTCCAGGAAGCTATGCAAAAACTTTTGCTGCAGGAACTTATAACGTTCCATGTGCCTTAATCATAGGAACCCGCAAGGAAAGTACAAATAAGAAAACATCGCTCAATGACGCTTTGAGAGAATATGATGTGGCGGTTTAA
- the def gene encoding peptide deformylase, producing MILPIVAYGDPVLRKEAEEISKDYPKLKEVLENMWETMYNAAGVGLAAPQVGLPIRVFLVDTEPFSDDPDLTAEEQKQLADFKQTFINAEIVEETGDEWSFNEGCLSIPNVREDVFRPEKVTIAYQDENFKEHTKTFDGLIARVIQHEYDHIEGILFTDKISGLKKRLIKNKLSNISKGKTNVDYRMRFPDAKGRR from the coding sequence ATGATTTTACCAATCGTAGCCTACGGTGATCCCGTACTAAGAAAAGAAGCTGAAGAAATTTCTAAGGACTATCCTAAGTTGAAAGAAGTTCTAGAAAATATGTGGGAGACCATGTACAATGCCGCGGGCGTGGGACTGGCCGCACCGCAAGTAGGATTGCCCATACGTGTTTTTCTGGTAGATACTGAGCCGTTTAGCGACGATCCAGACCTAACGGCAGAAGAGCAGAAACAACTAGCAGATTTCAAACAAACCTTTATCAATGCTGAAATTGTAGAAGAAACTGGCGACGAATGGTCTTTCAATGAAGGTTGCTTGAGCATACCTAATGTACGTGAGGATGTTTTCAGACCGGAGAAAGTAACCATAGCTTATCAAGATGAGAACTTTAAAGAGCATACAAAAACCTTTGATGGTCTAATTGCCCGAGTGATCCAGCATGAATACGATCATATTGAGGGTATTTTATTTACAGACAAAATTTCTGGACTCAAAAAACGTTTGATCAAAAATAAATTGAGTAATATTTCCAAAGGAAAAACAAATGTAGATTATCGCATGCGTTTTCCTGATGCAAAAGGCCGCAGGTAA
- a CDS encoding Stealth CR1 domain-containing protein: MAPKQNTTDINVDAVITWVDGNDPIWQSKFNQFSPKKINFDERKSRLRYNSIGEINIAISSIIKFASFVNTIYLVTDNQVPEGFDVLKKNASQKGINLEIVDHKVIFRGFEEHLPTFNSCSIGCMLYRIPNLAEHFIVFNDDTFLMRETNVNDFFTDGKPIIRGKKELFRENRKVRKYYYEFLEVLHLKPKERTSSFKHFQETSAKLAYENHPPAKYIRRFHTPVCIRRSTLSNFFETHKILEENISHRFRNKDQFIISSLSEHLEFKENKKNFTSNIQLTYFRSYKSKFKVKRNLKKFENDKNKLFMTFQSLDMADEQILNYITKWIQKRIQTT; this comes from the coding sequence ATGGCTCCAAAACAAAATACGACCGACATTAATGTAGATGCTGTCATCACATGGGTGGATGGTAATGATCCTATTTGGCAGTCAAAATTCAATCAGTTTTCTCCAAAAAAAATAAACTTTGATGAACGAAAAAGTCGATTGAGGTATAATTCTATAGGAGAAATAAATATTGCTATCTCTTCTATTATTAAGTTTGCTTCTTTTGTAAATACTATTTATTTAGTAACCGATAATCAGGTACCTGAAGGTTTTGATGTTTTAAAAAAGAATGCAAGTCAAAAAGGTATCAATTTAGAAATTGTTGATCATAAAGTAATCTTTAGGGGCTTTGAAGAGCATTTGCCAACATTTAACTCTTGCTCTATTGGTTGTATGCTATATCGCATCCCGAATCTAGCTGAACACTTTATAGTGTTTAATGACGATACCTTTTTGATGCGTGAAACGAATGTTAATGATTTTTTTACCGACGGGAAACCCATCATTAGAGGTAAAAAAGAACTATTCAGGGAAAATAGAAAAGTCAGAAAATACTATTATGAATTTTTAGAGGTGCTTCATTTAAAACCTAAAGAACGTACCTCTAGTTTCAAGCATTTTCAAGAAACAAGTGCTAAGCTTGCTTATGAAAACCATCCCCCTGCAAAATACATAAGACGCTTTCATACGCCAGTTTGCATTAGAAGAAGTACCCTATCCAATTTTTTTGAAACCCATAAAATCTTAGAAGAAAACATTTCTCACAGGTTCAGAAATAAAGATCAATTTATCATATCCTCTTTGTCAGAACATTTAGAGTTTAAAGAAAATAAAAAGAACTTTACTTCCAATATCCAACTTACCTATTTTCGATCCTACAAAAGCAAGTTTAAGGTCAAACGTAATTTGAAGAAATTCGAAAATGATAAAAACAAGCTTTTTATGACGTTTCAAAGTTTAGATATGGCAGACGAGCAAATACTGAACTACATAACAAAATGGATTCAAAAAAGAATCCAAACAACTTGA
- a CDS encoding DUF5606 family protein, producing the protein MSLDSILSITGKPGLYKLKTKARSGFVVESLTDNKTSIIGMNHNVSVLKDISIYTYEAEMPLKEVFNKIASKEDKGAAISHQLSKDELASYFNEVVPEYDEDRVYASDIKKVVQWYNILQENDLLGTLSDEEE; encoded by the coding sequence ATGAGTTTAGACAGCATTTTATCCATTACAGGAAAGCCAGGATTATATAAATTGAAGACTAAAGCGCGCAGCGGTTTTGTTGTAGAGTCATTGACAGATAATAAAACATCCATCATAGGGATGAATCACAACGTGAGTGTCTTGAAAGATATTTCTATCTACACCTATGAAGCTGAAATGCCTTTAAAAGAAGTATTCAATAAAATCGCTAGCAAAGAAGATAAAGGAGCAGCGATCAGCCACCAGTTGAGTAAGGATGAATTAGCCAGTTATTTCAACGAGGTCGTTCCAGAATATGATGAGGATCGAGTGTATGCCAGTGATATCAAGAAAGTAGTGCAGTGGTACAATATTTTGCAAGAGAATGACCTGTTAGGAACCTTGTCTGACGAGGAAGAATAA
- the ruvX gene encoding Holliday junction resolvase RuvX — MGRLMAIDYGKKRTGIAVTDPMKIIASGLCTVATKELGHWLVNYLLKEDVETIVVGEPKQMDYTDSELGGEITAFAKALQTQYPNIKVERVDERFTSKMAFQTMIDSGLNKRQRRNKALVDEIAATIILQSYMDRKNYL; from the coding sequence ATGGGGCGTTTGATGGCAATTGATTATGGAAAGAAAAGAACCGGCATTGCCGTGACTGATCCTATGAAAATTATCGCCTCCGGATTGTGCACCGTTGCTACTAAGGAGTTGGGCCACTGGCTGGTGAACTACCTGCTCAAGGAAGATGTGGAAACCATTGTAGTGGGTGAGCCTAAACAAATGGATTATACGGATAGTGAGCTGGGCGGAGAGATTACCGCTTTCGCGAAAGCGTTACAAACTCAATATCCCAACATCAAAGTAGAACGAGTGGATGAACGATTTACTTCTAAAATGGCATTCCAAACCATGATTGACAGTGGGTTGAATAAAAGGCAACGACGCAACAAGGCGCTTGTTGATGAGATTGCAGCCACCATTATATTACAGTCCTACATGGACCGAAAAAACTATTTATAA